The following is a genomic window from Spirosoma foliorum.
TGAATAAGTACGATTCGGAAAGGAGCTTTTTTAAACTCGACACTCTCAATTTCCTTTTCCAGCCACTTTTTCTGCGTTTCCCGGTACCGATCAAAGGCCGATAATCCACCATATTCAACACTATCATCACCTTTGTCTTCGCCCGAATCCAGAACAACAAACCGGACTGGCCCGCGGGTAAACGCATAGTAATACTTGTTTTCAGGATAAGCAAAATAGGCTGGCAGGTGCCGGGAAAAACTCCCCCGACATTCATGGTTTCCCTGGGTCAGAATGAAGGGCATTTCAGCGGCAAAAATATCGACCGATGGTTTAATCAGGTGATCGACGATCTGGCTTTCTCCGGTAACCCAGTCAAAGCAGTCGCCGTTAAATACCACGAAATCATAATCTCGTTTGTTGCCCGTATAGCCGTGTCGGTACAGCAGTTGTGGAATAATCTGGGGGCGATCATGAATATCGTTGAACACCACCATCTTGAATTCTTCTTCATTTTCGGCGGGTGTTTTAAAGCCGTACATCGGACTGCTAATGGTTTCGCCAAACTCAACCTTCGAGCCTTTGTAACCCAGAACTTCGGTCGAAACGATCTTGTATTTATGCTCGGTCCCCGGATTGAGATTAGAGAGGGTAATTTTATTGATACGATTATTAGCCTCAATCAATCCGTTGACATACTCAAATTCCCGCTTGCTGGTGTACGTCCCGGCTCCATATTCGACCCAGCTAAAGCAGTTTTTGTGCGTAATCCACATGATTGTCACCTCATGCGTACCCATATTTTGAAGATAGGGACCAGCCACGAAATGATTTTTCTCTTCCGCTGGTGCGGCAACTGCGATATTGGCTAAAACCGGGGCAATAGGAAGCAGACTAAGTGCCCCAAGCTGCGACATTTTTTCAAGGAATAATCGTCTATCCGAAAGCATTGTCATGAAGTAGTTAAGGAAGCTGGTTCGGTATTCAACATGGCCCGTAGGGCCTTCACAGCGTAGCGTCGGTAGAAAAATTGTTTTTGGGGGCAATGTGCCGTCAGGTACATAACCGTTGTGTACCTAACGGCACACGTTTCCTAAACATGGATGCTCTTTCTACCGACGCTACGCTGTATAGACCCTACGGGCCATTCCGAATACCGAATTTACGTTAGTCGAAGGAATTAGTTCCGTTAAAATTAATTACTCCCAGTTTGGATTCTGAGTCAGGTTGGGATTCAGCAAACGCTCCTGTGTCGGAATGGGGTACAGATAATCCCGAGCTTCGTTGAATTTCTTGGTGATATGTCCGTTCACCACAATATTGCCGCCTTTGTTGCCATTTTCCAGCAATATTTCGCTGCCTAACTTGAGGAGCTGAGCGCCAGCAACTGTGGGCTTAGTGCCCTCGTAGATGACCAGATCAATTTTTCCATTTTTATCCAGATCATAATTCCCAGGCCCTGGAAAATACATTCCTTTGAAGGTTTTGGTAAGCAATTGGCCTTCTTTCCAGCGAATGAGATCATCCCAGCGGAAGAAATTTTCCATCACCAGCTCAACGCGTCTTTCCCGCCGGATTTCCAGAATTACCCCCGTGTTACTTCCACTTAACTGGGTATACTGTTGCGCCTGATAGGGATCAGGATTCGCATTGGCACTTGTCAGGTTGATATTTGGCATGCCGACTCGATCGCGGGTTAGTTTGGTTGATCGGTCCAGATCGGCCTGGGTTAAGGTACCTCGCTCGGCTTTAGCTTCCGCGAAATTCAGGAGTACTTCGGCGTACCGGAAAATGGGCATATCGGTAATATCCTTGCTGAAGGTATCCCACTTCGGTGCCGACACGAACTTGATCAGTTGATAGCCTGTAACCGTAGCGCCAAATTCCGCAACCAACGGAGTTGTTTCACCAATTCGGGTGTAGCCCGGTGTTCGAATGGTTTGCGACAAACGAGGGTCCCGGTTTTGTACTTCGTCATAAAACTGCATGGTTTCGTACCCTTTGATATCCGTAAAACGCGATCCATCGGCCATTAAATAGCTGTTTACCAACTTCTTCTCCAGACCGGGCTTTCCGTACGATGCGGTCATCGTGTAGTAATTCAGGTTATGATAAACCTGTAATTCATCACTAAAATCCCGCGCCAGAATCACCTCATCCGGAATGGCATTATCGGACGAAAACAGCTTGCCATAGGCCGTAGCCGGTGTGGCTTTGTAGATTGTATAGCCACTGTTCGTCATTAGGTTCTCCGATGCAGAAACGCATTCATCCAGAAATTTATCGGCACCGGGAAGGTTGAATTCAGGGTGATACTTCCGGAAGGTGCCTTCGTATAAAGCCATTCTGGATTTTAGCGCAAGGGCGGTCCATTTGGTAATGCTGTTCACCTGCCGGGAGCCATCAAGATTGGCAATGGCATAATTGATATCGGCCATCACCGAATCCATCACCATTGTGCGCGAGTCACGTGCTTTCGTCAGCATCTCCTGATCCGACACCTCAATGGCGCGGGAATACCAGGGAACATCGCCAAATCGCTTGACCATGCCAAAATAAAAATAGGCGCGGAAGAAACGGGCTAATCCATTGTATTTGGCTACCGCTTTGGTATCCGGGCATTTGGCAGAATTGGCCAGAAAGTAATTGATATTTCGTAAGGTAGTCCAACTCCAGCCTCCCCCGCTGGTTGGCACAACACGTGTGCCCTGCAATTCGTCGCGAAGGCTATTCTTCACCACATTGTCAACATCCTCATTATACACATCCTCAGCAGACGGCAAGGCATTGTAAAACGAATTGGTGTAGAGCAAAAGGTCGTTTTCGGTCTTGAAAAAGGTTTCAGGCGAAATCGCATCCTGAGGAACCAGGTTCAGATCGCAGGCGGCCAGACCAATGGCTACGGCTATGAGACTAATTAATTTTTTCATCTAACTACGGAGTAAATCGGTTTAGAACGTGATGTTCAGGCCAGCAGAAATGGTTTTCGACAAGGGGTACGTTCTGCCGTTGGTGGCATCACCATCCAATTGCTCAGGATCAATGTATTTGGAGCGGAGTGGTGTGTACGTCAGCAGATTTTCGCCACTCACATAAATACGGGCTCGCGGTATCCAGATTTTCTTGGTAAGCTGCTCGGGAAAGGTGTAGCCAATCACCACGTTTTTCAGCCGGAGATAACCCACATTCTGGATGTACCGGTCATTGGCTGCGTTCAAATCTCCTCCCCCATTTAGGGCGGTATAGCCTCTCAGAACCGGGAAATATGCATCGGTATTGGTTGGCGTCCAGACATCGGCTTCGAAATTCTCAGGAATAAAGGAGTAATACGGCCGGGAATATGGCCCCCAGAATTTATCGGCATTGTTACCGGGATACCAGTTCTTCCGTAGGATACCCTGCGCCAATATCGACAGGTCTATTCCATTCCAGGTAGCACCCAGGTTTATGCCATAACGATAGCGAGCCCGGTCGTTACCAATCACTTTCAAATCGCCATGATTAGCCAGCGTATTGGCCCCCTGATCTATTTTGCCATTGCCATCGATATCGATAAACTTAAGATCTCCTGCCTGCAATTTGCTCCAGTCGCCGGGTGCGCTCAGGCGTTGCTTATTAACAATGGTTTGATCCACGGTGTAGGCTTGCGCTTCTTCGTTGGTTTTGAAGTATCCGTCAATCGAATAGCCCCAGATATCGCCAATTGTCTGGCCTTCGTAGCGGCTCGACAGAATTTTGTTTGGGTTATCGTATCGGGTAATCGTCGATTTAGAATCGGAAAGAATAAAGGAGGCATTATACGCCAATGCTTTACCTGCTACTTTAACCTGATCGCGCCATCCGATGGACAGTTCGAAACCCTTGGTTTGCAAATCCCCGGCATTTTGCGTGGGCACCGTAGCGCCATACACCGCAGGCAGCACCTGACCCGGCACCAGCATTCCGGTTGTATTGCGGATATAGGCATCCAGGGATAAATTCAGTCGGTTTTTCAACAAACCCGCATCCAGACCAAGATTGGACGTCGTAGCTTTTTCCCAGGTAAGATCGGGCGAAATCGGATTGGGGTTATTGACATACGTAAGCTTTTGCCCATTGGTTATCCAGCTCGATTGAGCCGTTGGCATGATGGGTATGTAGGGATAAAAGCTCGCCGAGTTGGTATTGGATGGTAACTGGTTGCCCAACGTACCATACGAAGCTCTGATTTTCAGATTATCGACTACCTGTT
Proteins encoded in this region:
- a CDS encoding RagB/SusD family nutrient uptake outer membrane protein, yielding MKKLISLIAVAIGLAACDLNLVPQDAISPETFFKTENDLLLYTNSFYNALPSAEDVYNEDVDNVVKNSLRDELQGTRVVPTSGGGWSWTTLRNINYFLANSAKCPDTKAVAKYNGLARFFRAYFYFGMVKRFGDVPWYSRAIEVSDQEMLTKARDSRTMVMDSVMADINYAIANLDGSRQVNSITKWTALALKSRMALYEGTFRKYHPEFNLPGADKFLDECVSASENLMTNSGYTIYKATPATAYGKLFSSDNAIPDEVILARDFSDELQVYHNLNYYTMTASYGKPGLEKKLVNSYLMADGSRFTDIKGYETMQFYDEVQNRDPRLSQTIRTPGYTRIGETTPLVAEFGATVTGYQLIKFVSAPKWDTFSKDITDMPIFRYAEVLLNFAEAKAERGTLTQADLDRSTKLTRDRVGMPNINLTSANANPDPYQAQQYTQLSGSNTGVILEIRRERRVELVMENFFRWDDLIRWKEGQLLTKTFKGMYFPGPGNYDLDKNGKIDLVIYEGTKPTVAGAQLLKLGSEILLENGNKGGNIVVNGHITKKFNEARDYLYPIPTQERLLNPNLTQNPNWE
- a CDS encoding metallophosphoesterase family protein, coding for MLSDRRLFLEKMSQLGALSLLPIAPVLANIAVAAPAEEKNHFVAGPYLQNMGTHEVTIMWITHKNCFSWVEYGAGTYTSKREFEYVNGLIEANNRINKITLSNLNPGTEHKYKIVSTEVLGYKGSKVEFGETISSPMYGFKTPAENEEEFKMVVFNDIHDRPQIIPQLLYRHGYTGNKRDYDFVVFNGDCFDWVTGESQIVDHLIKPSVDIFAAEMPFILTQGNHECRGSFSRHLPAYFAYPENKYYYAFTRGPVRFVVLDSGEDKGDDSVEYGGLSAFDRYRETQKKWLEKEIESVEFKKAPFRIVLIHISPYHSGDWHGPMHGQEVFGPLLNKAKIDLQISGHTHRYGTHDPDALHNYPIVIGGGPLEGNRTLIKLHATPKELSLKMIRDDGEVVGKYVIPKKAKA